GAAGGTGAGAATTAAGATTATAATATTCATAAGCTTTACTTAACAATTTTCCAGCTTTACATTATGCCATTATCTCTAATCAATCTCACAGTCACTCAAGATCTAAGACCTTACTATGGAGTTCACATTCTGTTTTCTCAGTCGTCTCAGCGCAGTCTTCATGTCTTTGTTCCTCAGCGTGTATACAATTGGGTTCAAGAGTGGAGTGACCACAGAATAGAAAACAGCGAGGAATTTATCCAAGGACTCCACGGCAAATGGCCAGGCATAAATGAGGATGCATggtccaaaaaacaaaagaaccactGTGATGTGAGCAGTCAGAGTGGTAAGGGCCTTGGATGATCTATCAAAAGGGCAGCGCTGGAGCTGGACAGTCAGTACAATGATCGTGTAGGAAACAATTAAGAGAACAAAAGAACACACAGTGAGCACACCACTGTTAGCAATGACCATGATGTCTAACCGGTAGGTATCGGTACAGGCAAGCTTGATTACCTTTGGAAGGTCACAGTAAAAGCTGTCAATCTCATTGGGACCACAGAAAGGTAAGTTCACTGCAAATGCCAGCTGGCTCACAGAGTGGAGGAGGCCAGTTCCCCATGCTGCAGCCACAATGCCCACACACACATTGCCACACATAATCATCCTGTAGCGTAGGGGCTTACAAATCGCCACATACCTGTCAAAGGCCATGGCTATGAGGATCACCAATTCACTCCCACCAAAAAAGTGAAGGAGAAATATCTGTGCAAAGCATCCCTTGACAGAGATGACTTTGTGCTTGCTGAAAAAGTCACCAATCATCTTGGGAGCTGTGACTGAGGACAGAGACAGATCAATGAGGGACAGGTTGGCCAGCAGAAAGTACATGGGGGAGTGAAGGTAGGAGTCAGAAGCCACAGTTATGACAATAAGAAGGTTTCCCAAAACAATTCCTATGTAGAAa
This genomic stretch from Perognathus longimembris pacificus isolate PPM17 chromosome 23, ASM2315922v1, whole genome shotgun sequence harbors:
- the LOC125340463 gene encoding olfactory receptor 4F4-like, translated to MKQITEDTNSWNESIHETNNSVVTEFIFLGLSKSRELQIFLFLFFLVFYIGIVLGNLLIVITVASDSYLHSPMYFLLANLSLIDLSLSSVTAPKMIGDFFSKHKVISVKGCFAQIFLLHFFGGSELVILIAMAFDRYVAICKPLRYRMIMCGNVCVGIVAAAWGTGLLHSVSQLAFAVNLPFCGPNEIDSFYCDLPKVIKLACTDTYRLDIMVIANSGVLTVCSFVLLIVSYTIIVLTVQLQRCPFDRSSKALTTLTAHITVVLLFFGPCILIYAWPFAVESLDKFLAVFYSVVTPLLNPIVYTLRNKDMKTALRRLRKQNVNSIVRS